Genomic segment of Pararhodobacter zhoushanensis:
ATGTGCCTTTGGCACATCACCGGCGACGACCGCATCGTGCTGATCGAACGCGCCTATGACCCCGCCGCCACCCGTGTCGACCTGCCGATGGGCAAACGCCTGCCCGCCTATTCCGGCGGCGTGGGCCGCGCGCTGGCCGCGCATCGCGGCCTGACGCGCGACGCGCTGCGCGCGCCCTTCGCCGCCTTGCGCTGGCAATTGCCGCCCAGCTTCGACTCCTATGCCGATTCCGTGGCCGAAGCGGCGCGCTTGGGCTACGCTGTCGATCTGGGAGAGCTCTACATCGGCGTGGATGTCGTTGGCTCGATTGTGACCGATGCACACGGAACCGCCCGCTACGGCGTGTCTTCCATTACATTGGCCGGGCAAATCGACGCCACCGCACGCCACGCCATCGGCGAGGATATCGCCACCACCTGCCGCCGTATTGGCGGCGCGCTATTTGCCACGCCCGGTCCGGGTGCGGCTGTCCGACAGACCTGAGAGGACCCGTCATGACCAATCCTGTCCGCTATGAATCCCACGGCGAGATCGCTGTGATCCGCAT
This window contains:
- a CDS encoding IclR family transcriptional regulator; the encoded protein is MTDEITQTRPVGALVHALSILRYLSARGRPEGVSVIARATGVNGSTCFNLLRTLVAEGLLVFDERDKTYRPGLGLVELAVGVLGANPADMIRPELERLSLQHSALMCLWHITGDDRIVLIERAYDPAATRVDLPMGKRLPAYSGGVGRALAAHRGLTRDALRAPFAALRWQLPPSFDSYADSVAEAARLGYAVDLGELYIGVDVVGSIVTDAHGTARYGVSSITLAGQIDATARHAIGEDIATTCRRIGGALFATPGPGAAVRQT